One Streptomyces sp. NBC_00102 DNA segment encodes these proteins:
- a CDS encoding ACP S-malonyltransferase — MYAFVVPGQGSQTPGMLAGWLRDPVHAERLRDWSEAADVDLVHLGGKAPAAEIARTENTQPLLVAAGLLAHEALATAEPDGPLVAAGHSVGELTAAVYAGALAPADAVRLAAVRGRAMAAACAEVPTSMAAVVGGEEADVLGRIRELGLYAATFNGPGQIVAAGPTDGLERLVAAPPPSATVKLLQVAGAFHTPYMESARRAVAAAAERTPFRRPTGSLLSNADGSVVREPDDIRRRLVEQVVKPVRWDLCLESLGRIAPEVTVCLPPARTLAGILKRQLPELAVVCVTAPRDLDKVRARIGAAGAWKEDLVHAGV; from the coding sequence ATGTACGCATTCGTTGTGCCGGGACAGGGCTCCCAGACCCCGGGCATGCTGGCCGGCTGGCTGCGCGACCCGGTGCACGCCGAGCGCCTGCGCGACTGGTCCGAGGCCGCCGATGTGGACCTCGTGCACCTCGGCGGCAAGGCGCCGGCCGCGGAGATCGCCCGTACCGAGAACACCCAGCCGCTGCTGGTCGCCGCCGGGCTCCTCGCCCACGAGGCGCTCGCCACGGCCGAGCCGGACGGGCCCCTGGTGGCTGCCGGGCACTCGGTCGGGGAGCTGACCGCGGCGGTGTACGCCGGAGCGCTCGCCCCCGCCGACGCCGTGCGGCTGGCCGCGGTGCGTGGCCGGGCGATGGCCGCGGCCTGTGCGGAGGTGCCCACCTCGATGGCGGCCGTGGTCGGCGGCGAGGAGGCCGACGTGCTCGGCCGCATCCGCGAACTGGGCCTGTACGCGGCCACGTTCAACGGCCCCGGCCAGATCGTCGCGGCGGGACCCACGGACGGCCTCGAACGGCTCGTCGCCGCCCCGCCGCCCTCCGCCACGGTCAAGCTGCTCCAGGTCGCCGGCGCCTTCCACACCCCGTACATGGAGTCCGCGCGCCGGGCCGTCGCCGCGGCGGCGGAACGGACACCGTTCCGGCGGCCGACCGGGTCCCTCCTGTCGAACGCCGACGGTTCGGTCGTCCGTGAACCGGACGACATCCGCCGCCGCCTGGTCGAGCAGGTGGTCAAGCCGGTGCGCTGGGACCTCTGCCTGGAGTCGCTCGGCCGGATCGCACCCGAGGTGACGGTCTGTCTGCCGCCCGCCCGCACCCTCGCGGGCATCCTCAAGCGCCAGCTGCCCGAGCTGGCCGTCGTCTGCGTCACCGCCCCCCGGGACCTCGACAAGGTGCGGGCCCGGATCGGTGCCGCGGGTGCCTGGAAGGAGGACCTCGTCCATGCCGGTGTCTGA
- a CDS encoding ABC transporter permease produces the protein MSAASATHEVRTSPFSGVNSVFIGYELRRRFNRQTTIFTLLLPAVLYLALFRTEPDGATLPHGNFAAWMMTGIAVYGAATAAVSSAATISVEKASGWMRTMALSPLAPPGYLFVKVLSSVIMAAVPVAVVGVLGVFTGVEATATVWVTSLLVAWLGAAVFAALGITLGLALKPDTVMHMPGLTMTALAFLGNLFIPLSGTMLEISRYSPMFGVSTLARYSLTEGYSFSGEHSSLAMAVVNTVAWFAAFAFMGIRRFRKSTGRN, from the coding sequence ATGAGCGCCGCGTCAGCCACCCACGAGGTGCGGACCTCGCCGTTCAGCGGAGTCAACTCCGTCTTCATCGGCTACGAACTGCGCCGCCGCTTCAACCGGCAGACCACGATCTTCACGCTGCTCCTGCCGGCCGTCCTCTACCTGGCGCTCTTCCGTACCGAACCCGACGGCGCCACCCTCCCGCACGGCAATTTCGCGGCCTGGATGATGACCGGCATCGCCGTGTACGGAGCGGCGACCGCGGCGGTCAGCTCGGCGGCCACCATCTCCGTGGAGAAGGCGTCCGGCTGGATGCGCACCATGGCGCTCAGCCCGCTCGCCCCTCCCGGTTACCTCTTCGTCAAGGTGCTGTCCTCCGTGATCATGGCGGCGGTGCCGGTGGCCGTCGTGGGTGTGCTCGGTGTGTTCACCGGGGTGGAGGCCACGGCCACGGTGTGGGTGACGTCCCTGCTGGTGGCGTGGCTCGGCGCGGCCGTCTTCGCCGCCCTCGGCATCACGCTGGGGCTCGCTCTCAAGCCCGACACCGTGATGCACATGCCGGGTCTGACCATGACCGCGCTCGCCTTCCTCGGCAATCTCTTCATCCCGCTCTCCGGCACCATGCTGGAGATCTCCCGCTACTCGCCGATGTTCGGCGTCTCCACACTCGCCCGCTACAGCCTGACCGAGGGCTACTCCTTCAGCGGTGAGCACTCCAGCCTCGCGATGGCTGTGGTCAACACCGTCGCCTGGTTCGCGGCCTTCGCCTTCATGGGTATCCGCCGCTTCCGCAAGAGCACCGGCCGCAACTGA
- a CDS encoding ABC transporter ATP-binding protein, whose amino-acid sequence MIETRPRQVSEGVTSSEAVRLDSVVKRFTDAKGERFTAVDGIDLRIRQGEIVAFLGPNGAGKTTTIDMLLGLTRPDEGSVRLFGGEPRQAVRSGQVAAVLQSGGLLPDLSVEATVRMLGSLHPGADIDSVLARAGLDQLRGRRVAECSGGEQQRLRFALALLSGPELLVLDEPTAGMDVVARREFWATVREDTERGMTVMFATHYMEEADRFADRVVMIDRGRVVVDGSVSDVRSALSGRTVSARIGEQEAAVLAQSPLVRSSTPRGGRYHFDTTDSDALLRLLIGRTSATDIEVTPRSLEEAFMTLTHHSRTEGGTR is encoded by the coding sequence ATGATCGAAACCCGACCGCGCCAGGTGTCCGAGGGGGTGACGTCCTCGGAAGCCGTCAGGCTCGACTCTGTCGTGAAGCGGTTCACCGATGCCAAGGGAGAGCGGTTCACCGCCGTCGACGGCATCGACCTGCGCATCCGGCAGGGCGAGATCGTCGCCTTCCTCGGACCGAACGGCGCCGGCAAGACGACCACCATCGACATGCTGCTCGGGCTGACGCGGCCCGACGAGGGGTCGGTGCGGCTGTTCGGAGGTGAGCCGCGGCAGGCGGTGCGCTCCGGACAGGTCGCCGCGGTGCTCCAGTCGGGCGGGCTGCTGCCCGACCTGAGTGTCGAGGCCACCGTGCGGATGCTCGGTTCGCTGCACCCCGGTGCCGACATCGACTCGGTGCTGGCCCGGGCCGGACTCGACCAGCTGCGCGGCCGACGCGTCGCGGAGTGCTCCGGCGGTGAACAGCAGCGGCTGCGGTTCGCTCTCGCCCTGCTCTCCGGGCCCGAGTTGCTGGTCCTCGACGAGCCGACGGCCGGGATGGACGTCGTCGCCCGCCGGGAGTTCTGGGCGACGGTCCGTGAGGACACGGAGCGCGGCATGACGGTCATGTTCGCCACCCACTACATGGAGGAAGCGGACCGGTTCGCCGACCGGGTGGTGATGATCGACCGGGGCCGTGTGGTCGTCGACGGTTCGGTGTCCGACGTGCGGTCCGCTCTCAGCGGGCGCACCGTGTCGGCGCGGATCGGCGAGCAGGAGGCGGCCGTTCTCGCGCAGTCCCCCCTCGTCCGATCGAGCACCCCGCGCGGCGGGCGGTACCACTTCGACACCACCGACTCCGACGCGCTGCTGCGCCTGCTGATCGGGCGGACGTCCGCCACCGACATCGAGGTCACCCCGCGCAGCCTCGAAGAGGCATTCATGACCCTCACCCACCACAGCCGTACCGAAGGGGGCACCCGATGA
- a CDS encoding ricin-type beta-trefoil lectin domain protein encodes MRLKSARPQRGWTKALRLLSVAAVTVAAVSVGGTMNAEASVPAPPSGFTLTWSDDFNGASGTGIDQSLWKYDTGPGSNFGTGEIETMTNSTSNVYYDGQSHLVLQALHSGSDPRAGWTSGRVETQAATFGAPAGGVVRMESVLQQPNVTTANGAGYWPAFWMLGAPLRSGVTWPKSGEIDIMEDINGRSSVFGAVHCGVSPGGPCNEGTGITSGERACSGCQTGFHDYAVEIDRSVSPEQVRFYLDGNNYYTIYANQVDATTWADAIDHPFYIIYDLAIGGGFPDAFGGGPNAATVSGGKLIIDSVAVYNKAPGSTGGGSTGGSVTGQTIVGPGGKCVDVAGDDNGGDGTAVQLWDCQSTAKDQHWTWSGQSLQTLGKCLDIAGGNSAAGTQLQLATCNTGGYQSWVKQSDGTLKNPTSGRCIDSPNGATANGTRLQIWDCNTSAAQKFSIGSSIKGPGGKCVDVAGDDNGGDGTAVQLWDCQSTAKDQQWTWSGQTLQTLGKCLDIAGGNSAAGTKLQLATCNGGGYQNWVANSNGSMSNPTSGRCIDSPDGATANGTRLQIWDCNSSAAQKFALG; translated from the coding sequence ATGCGCCTGAAATCTGCAAGACCGCAGCGTGGTTGGACGAAAGCGCTGAGGCTGCTATCCGTCGCCGCGGTCACCGTGGCGGCGGTCTCCGTCGGCGGGACGATGAACGCCGAGGCGTCGGTGCCCGCGCCGCCCTCGGGCTTCACCCTCACCTGGAGTGACGACTTCAACGGCGCGTCCGGCACCGGCATCGACCAGAGCCTGTGGAAGTACGACACCGGACCGGGCAGCAACTTCGGCACCGGTGAGATCGAGACCATGACCAACAGCACGTCCAACGTCTACTACGACGGCCAGAGCCACCTGGTGCTCCAGGCCCTGCACTCCGGCTCCGACCCGAGGGCCGGATGGACCTCCGGCCGGGTGGAGACCCAGGCCGCCACCTTCGGCGCCCCGGCGGGCGGAGTCGTCCGCATGGAGTCCGTCCTCCAGCAGCCCAACGTCACCACCGCCAACGGGGCCGGCTACTGGCCGGCGTTCTGGATGCTCGGCGCACCGCTGCGCTCCGGCGTCACCTGGCCGAAGTCCGGCGAGATCGACATCATGGAGGACATCAACGGCCGCAGCTCCGTCTTCGGCGCCGTCCACTGTGGTGTCAGCCCGGGCGGCCCGTGCAACGAGGGGACCGGCATCACCTCGGGCGAACGCGCCTGTTCGGGCTGCCAGACCGGATTCCACGACTACGCCGTGGAGATCGACCGTTCGGTGTCTCCGGAGCAGGTCCGGTTCTACCTCGACGGCAACAACTACTACACGATCTACGCGAACCAGGTGGATGCGACGACCTGGGCCGACGCGATCGACCACCCCTTCTACATCATCTACGACCTGGCGATCGGCGGCGGCTTCCCGGACGCCTTCGGCGGGGGACCGAACGCGGCCACGGTCTCCGGCGGCAAGCTGATCATCGACTCGGTCGCCGTCTACAACAAGGCCCCGGGCTCCACCGGCGGCGGCAGCACCGGCGGTTCGGTGACCGGCCAGACGATCGTCGGCCCGGGCGGCAAGTGCGTGGACGTCGCGGGTGACGACAACGGCGGCGACGGCACCGCCGTCCAGCTCTGGGACTGCCAGTCCACCGCCAAGGACCAGCACTGGACCTGGAGCGGCCAGAGCCTGCAGACGCTGGGCAAGTGCCTCGACATCGCGGGCGGCAACAGCGCCGCCGGCACCCAGCTCCAGCTCGCCACCTGCAACACCGGCGGTTACCAGTCCTGGGTGAAGCAGTCCGACGGCACCCTGAAGAACCCGACCAGCGGCCGGTGCATCGACTCCCCGAACGGCGCCACCGCCAACGGCACCCGGCTCCAGATCTGGGACTGCAACACCTCCGCCGCCCAGAAGTTCTCCATCGGCAGCTCCATCAAGGGCCCGGGCGGCAAGTGCGTGGACGTGGCCGGTGACGACAACGGCGGCGACGGCACCGCCGTCCAGCTGTGGGACTGCCAGTCCACCGCCAAGGACCAGCAGTGGACCTGGAGCGGCCAGACCCTCCAGACGCTGGGCAAGTGCCTCGACATCGCCGGCGGCAACAGCGCCGCGGGTACGAAGCTCCAGCTCGCCACCTGCAACGGCGGCGGCTACCAGAACTGGGTCGCGAACTCCAACGGCTCGATGTCCAACCCGACCAGCGGCCGGTGCATCGACTCGCCCGACGGAGCCACCGCCAACGGCACCCGGCTCCAGATCTGGGACTGCAACAGTTCCGCGGCCCAGAAGTTCGCCCTGGGATAG